The Primulina tabacum isolate GXHZ01 chromosome 16, ASM2559414v2, whole genome shotgun sequence genome window below encodes:
- the LOC142529553 gene encoding uncharacterized protein LOC142529553, with the protein MDRRRDNTRIFLLLHQMIVRIIFMVCLLIRHRTRCIAERRRQARRTSASYIMTERITAQMNHLRRIIETGDVQCVVNLRMNRNSIAQLCYLLTHIGGLDHSRYVRTEEKVAMFLSILAHHKKNRLIGHDYLRTGQTISTHFHEVLGSVLKLHTILLVKPSPVDETCTDETWKWLKGCIGALDGTYINVHVPVLEKGKYRTRKGTIAVNVLGVCNRDMNFIYALCGWEGSAVDARVLRDALSRDDGLKVERGCYYLCDNGYANVHGFLTPYRRVPYHRDAWGNRKNASQNYKALFKWRHNKARNVIERAFGLLKKRRVILRSPSFYPLKTPKRIIMAWILLHNFIRAQMLDNLVDEIEDETLSPMP; encoded by the exons ATGGACCGTAGACGTGATAACACTAGAATTTTCCTGCTGCTACACCAAATGATTGTACGTATAATTTTTATGGTATGTCTTTTAATACGACATCGCACGAGATGTATCGCCGAACGACGTCGTCAAGCACGTAGAACGTCAGCTTCGTACATCATGACGGAAAGAATCACTGCACAAATGAACCATTTGAGAAGAATTATTGAAACCGGAGATGTTCAATGTGTGGTTAATTTGAGGATGAATAGAAATTCTATTGCACAACTATGTTACTTGCTAACCCACATCGGCGGGTTGGACCATTCTAGATATGTTAGGACTGAAGAAAAAGTCGCAATGTTTTTGTCTATTTTGGCGCATCATAAAAAAAACCGACTCATTGGTCATGATTATCTACGAACTGGTCAAACAATCAGCACCCATTTCCATGAAGTGTTGGGGTCAGTATTGAAGTTACATACTATACTGCTTGTGAAGCCTTCCCCAGTCGATGAAACCTGCACCGACGAGACGTGGAAATGGCTCAAG GGTTGTATTGGTGCGTTGGATGGTACATATATAAATGTTCATGTGCCTGTATTAGAGAAGGGAAAGTACAGAACCAGAAAAGGAACCATTGCCGTGAATGTTTTGGGAGTGTGCAACCGAGATATGAACTTTATTTATGCCCTCTGTGGGTGGGAAGGATCGGCAGTGGATGCCCGAGTTCTTCGTGATGCATTATCACGTGATGACGGACTTAAAGTTGAAAGAG GTTGTTACTATTTGTGCGACAACGGATATGCAAACGTCCATGGATTCTTAACTCCATATAGAAGAGTACCATACCATAGGGATGCTTGGGGCAATCGCAAAAATGCTTCACAGAATTATAAAGCACTCTTCAAATGGAGACACAACAAAGCTAGGAATGTGATTGAAAGAGCTTTTGGCTTGCTTAAGAAAAGACGGGTTATTCTTCGAAGTCCTTCTTTCTACCCACTTAAAACTCCGAAAAGAATCATAATGGCTTGGATTTTGTTACACAACTTCATTCGAGCTCAAATGCTGGATAATCTTGTTGACGAGATTGAAGACGAGACATTAAGCCCAATGCCATAG